DNA from Pseudomonadota bacterium:
GGAATAGTATTTATGCAAAGAATCAACCTTTCAACCCGTAAAAAGACGCTTGCGGTTCAGGCCAGCAGATTGCCGGCGGTGATTCTGGTGGCGGTGGTCATAGTTCTTCTTCTGGTCCTGGGGGGGGATTATCTGTCCCTGCGTCACCAGTACGGGCAAAGCAGCCAAAAATTGCGGCAGCTGGAAGCCCGGCATGCGGCCTTGCAGGAGCAGTCAAGAAACTACCAGAACCTGGTTGATCAGATCAGGACGATGGAAAGTCGGTATAAAAAAACCGCGGAACAACTGCAGATGGCCGCGGGCATTAAAGCGCAGCGTCATGACTGGTATTCGATTATTGCCGCCATCAGCCGTCAGGTTCCTAAAAGAGTCTGGTTGACTGATATCAGCTCTTCAAGCGAAAATTCTGCCACAACTGCTGCTTCCGAAGCTGCCGGTACTGATTCACCAGTTCAAAAAACCATCGTCACGATCACCGGTCGAGCCCTGGACAGCCCGGCAATTGTTCGCTATCTGGAA
Protein-coding regions in this window:
- a CDS encoding PilN domain-containing protein, whose amino-acid sequence is MQRINLSTRKKTLAVQASRLPAVILVAVVIVLLLVLGGDYLSLRHQYGQSSQKLRQLEARHAALQEQSRNYQNLVDQIRTMESRYKKTAEQLQMAAGIKAQRHDWYSIIAAISRQVPKRVWLTDISSSSENSATTAASEAAGTDSPVQKTIVTITGRALDSPAIVRYLENLQTETDILAAVDFSEVIRIEADENTGIPAHFSFVVSCRLK